DNA from Cyprinus carpio isolate SPL01 chromosome B3, ASM1834038v1, whole genome shotgun sequence:
TATTAACGCGCtcacatgtgtttgtttgttcttgtgtttgcatgttattagcatgtatTTGCGTATTACTGGCATGTGTTCACGTGTTTGCATATTATTAGTGCATGTTCACGTGTGtttgcatgttgttagcatgtgtTTGCACTTTGTTAGCATGTATTTGCGTGTTATTAACGTGTGTTTGCATATCATTAGCATGTGTtcgcatgttgttagcatgtgtttgtgagtgattcTCACCTCCTCTGCTGCAGAGTCTCTGTAGTACTTCAGTCCAGCATCCGTCAGCACAAACCAGTGTTTCctccactgcacacacacacacacacacacacacacgtggtcAGTCGTCAAGCACATCTCAGCATCATCTCACActgaaggacagacagacgagtcTCACCTCTCCGCTCTCGTCCAGTTTAGACATCCATCCCTTCTTGAAGTTCAGCAGGTCAGGCTACAGACAGAAGAAGGGACGGGTTCATCAGACCAgtgtaatcacacacacacacacacacacatcagtgtcaacatcagtgtgagtgtgtgagaaacaaacacaagaccacaggaaacatgAGACAGCAATGGTGAAACTGTTATGACTGAATAACAGCACATACAGTGTTGATAAAGTCCACCCACACACATtgaacaaaacaaactcattatcccacacacacacacccacacacactcattattacacacacacattatttaattatttattgtgtttttgtttttttgtttattttttgattttttctctGTAAGCCAATGTTTTATATTGATGATTTACAGCACAAGAGTCTAATCCATCGAtctatacgtgtgtgtgtgtgtgtgttcagtactGTGTGCTTTACTCTGATCATTACTTCTTGTGTAGTTTAGTAATAGCAGCATGTGTCTGGACAGGCCATGTTTCTGATTACCCAGCAGGCATTGGGGTTCATGATTCATAGCATTACTGATTCATAGTTCATCGTATCGAATGATTCCTCATCACACAAGCACTGATTCAGTAGCTTCGAAGGTTACACAAGCACACAGAGGAACATCAGAAAGACACATATGATCGACTGTTCCACGCTCAGTGAACATGATCATGTGTCTTAAAGGCGTCTTTACAGGGATGTCATGATGCAGAGCCACACCAGATAATGCCTGCTCTGAAGCAGCTCCATGCAGCATCACACTCGTGTAAGCcctgacagcacacacacacacacacacacatttcttacaGCATATGCTCAGCATGGTGGAATTTCATtgataaatgtgtttccatcgtagtttatgcactttttttttttcaaattagatTAAAAGTTTATCCAACTCATTGGTGAgcgtaagtttttttttatgcacgTTTTTAGAATTGTAATTGAATTTTCAAATTGATTTGAATTTTAGGATTTATGCGCATAATCCAAAATTTTTATGCAATAATCCAAAACGCGCATAAAACTAGGTGGACGCAAACACAGCCTGTGCCGCTTCAGAAGCGGTGTAAATCATGAAGCGGGACAAACAATGTATTTAACTGTGTTAATCTGAGCTCCactgagtttgtttgtgtttacacCGAAAACAACAAACCAGCAAAGATCAGCCCGAGCGATGCGCGTGCACGTGTAGGGTGTGTCGCGCGCgcagaaacacacaaatataaaaacaacaagttGTGTTTGCTCACGAACCACACACACGGGCACAGACTGcgcaaacacaacaaacaccacacagcaacacacaaagACAGAAATGCGCCACACTTATACGACACCGAATCAAAATAGCATCGTGTTTACACTCAGCGCGACGGTTATTAAAGTGAATTAAAGTGAAACTGACCGTCATGATGTTCAATCCAGCCgcagcacaaacacaaaacaagcaCTGATTAAACAAACCGCATCTGATGAGCTTTAAGTCTCCCTAAAGCTGAAGATCGTCATGTTTAATCACACTTTTAATCGCTGAATCGATAGATCGGAACGTAAGTTTGGCGGAACTCGCGCTGCTGGCGCTGTTGCAGGGGCGGAGCCAGATTAGAGTTCAGCGGAAGCGAGCGGCCAATCACAGCCGCCCAGCGCAGCATAGCAACCAATCGGAACCGCTCCAAGTAGCacgacagccaatcagaaccgCCCAGCGCAGCATAGCAACCAATCGGAACCGCTCAAAGGAGCGCAGTAGCCAATCAGAACTGCCAAGAACAGctcagcaaccaatcagaacttcGCCATTCAATCGGCTAATAGTAAATCCATCTACTACTAAAATCTTAAggaaaaactattatattaaagCTCTCCCTGTAATATAAAGGCTAAAACTTAGTCccagatttaaataaattttaatttcttttcatttaaagtcTAAACAAGATTGTTTTTCATGCCCCATTGGCAGAGattaagcaaaaactaaaaacaatatcttaagtaatttttgctagttaaataaatgcatcccgagtcaagaatttttagatatttataatagaaaacaagacaaaaatccaaagaaaattatatatatatatatttaagcaaaaaataaaaacaagacataatatcttaagtaatttttgatagtcaagtaaatgcatcctgatttaaaatattttagatattcataatagaaaacaagacaaaaatgctaacaaaatcattatatatatatatccacacacacacacacaaaaactaaaaacaagacTTACTATCTTAAGTCATTATACTAGTCAAGTAAATGCATCCGAttcaagaatttttagatatttaaactaGAAATCAAGACGTAATTCCTAAGGAAGAAAATAATTTGTTGCAGTGTACAcaggagatgttaggcagaacaATCACtattcacttcacttcacttttgtgTTATATGGAAGAtggtcagtcatacaggtttggtacaacaatggtgagtaaatgacgacagagtTTTTCATTAGTGGGTGAGTGTCGAGTGTTTATGACGTGCCTGTTGCATTGGTTCGTCATCGGCCTGCTCCACGCTGCAGGAGAAATACACCGACGgtctgtgtgttttctgcagaacaaacacacacctggTGAGCAGCGTTGGAACTACACACCTCCGCAGGTGGACGGAGGTATCACTGTACCTGTTTCTGTCCTGACGCTCTAGACAGGTTTTTGCCGGACTCCGTCTGATCTGCGGCCGGACTGCTCGCTCTCTGTCACAAACACAGGTCAGATAAATGACAAGACGGCTGACACACAGGTTAACACTCTCAGACCTCAGCAGACGTGTGTGTGAACACGAGACACAGTGTGTGTTTggataactataaccataactatCATGATAACTGTAATGATTACAATAATGCACactgtaatgataactataatagCTACAATGATGACAATAATGACAACTGTACATCTATATACAATgaatattatctataataatgaatataatgataactataacaataagtATAGGTGTCTGTCACTTcaaatgcttgagctctttaaagctGGATGGATCGAATGATCgaatggctgtcaatgtttttattgttcattacctggaaaaaaaaaattggtctgaAATTGTTTTGAAATTGTGGTGTTGACCAGGGCAGcgtgattatgacaaaaatcatactggtcaattattcccttgaaactgtaattgcgCTAATTAATCTCAACACAGAGAATAAAATAACTGGAGTTTGAACaattaattgctgctttgaatGATTACGCAATTGtaatcactcttaaaaatacgattaattgtgcagccctagtgtaAAATTTCTTGTTGTTGCAGACTTATCATAATAGCTTACCATGGTGTGAGTGGGCATTTAGAAACAGTTTGAGTTTACTTGTAGAATCACTTATCCGTAGcctattatatttaatattttcacgtGAATGTTACAGGAAGTGTATGTGTCTATTTACCTGTGTGTGTAGGGAGCTGGACGAGTGAGCCCTTGATAGTGTACCACTGTCTCTGTCTTCCTCCAGTTCATCCCAGTCTGAAGGAGCTTTGCTCTGGGAGTGActagaaacacacaaacagcttCAGATAACCCGGGTCTGACCCTCATCTGAAGATATGAATACCACCGTATGAAATCATTCACAGCAGGGtcagaaatgaactttttcattAAGGGGCAATCAAATCTTAATTTccagaggaatttttttttttttttttgtgagggcaTTTAAAATTTTGTGTCTGCTTTTTATGCATGTCACATTATGGCTTTATAGACATAAAATCTCCTATTATCATCGCTGAATCTACGAAATCTTTCAGATATTTACGTATGACTGCACCGTGTTGTTTATGAAGAGGGAATTTGCATTAGTGTGCAAACAACACAGCTCAGGTATTTTCAGAGCTTGCTAAATTAAgcacctctgattggccaaagTATTCCCAAGTTTAACCGAAACACGTTTGATTGGTTATAACACTCAACTTTGCACAAAACAGTGCATAAAAGCTATCTGATGCATTGTGAGAGAATCTAAATGTAATTCCGCAAATTGAGACATTGTTTAATTAATAGTGCAGGAGAATTGTTTCCCCCTGTGTCTTGAAGTTATgggacatttttattaattttggtggcatttttaCCATAAGCATTTGTTAATTTCCGACCCTgatgtatatatgtttatttcatatttggTACAATTTTTTATAGCTGCCTTTGAGCTCTGTTATGTATGAATTCATTAAATTAGTTTGATCCTGAAACTAGGACATCCTTGCTAAATACATCCTCTTTTTAATATTGAGTTGAACAGTGATCGGACATTTTCTGTCCACCTGGCTGGTTTGTAGCGGGAAAGCTCTCGTTTCTGTCTGCTCTCCATCCTTCTCAGGTGGCTTGGACTCTCCCTCTGGAAGACCGTTTTGACCTTGGGAAGGTCAGCCATCATGGCATACTCCTCCCGGTTGAGACCCGATGACCCGGCCGAGAGGTGACTCGACTCGGAGTCCATGGAGCTCTGAGAAGATGTGTGTCTTTGGACCGGAGGCGAGGGGCTTCTGTGTCGACTCTGTGCTCGTCGGTTGTCAGACATGGAGCTCTGTGCTTCTAGGTTCTGCCTCACACTGCTCTTCTTACTTCCGTCTCGTGGCGTTTCCCAGGCAGTTTTCTTAAAGGAATCAATTGGCTTCTTCTCACTACTGTGGCGTGAGGGGGAGGAGTTTCGTGAGACTGACTGGCTGTGAAGAGAGTGGGCGGAGTCTCTCCAGCGTCCCGGTGAATCGTGCTGTGATTTGCTACTAATTGTGTTTCTTACATAAGAGGCGGAGCCACTCACAGTATTCCTCAGAGGGGCGTGGTCTGCAATCTCACGCCTCAATGTAGACAAAGAGGGGCTCCGCCCACTCTCTGACTTGCGAGGAGGAGATTGGCTATGAGCTACGGGGGAAGGACTGCGGCTTTCAGAGCCACGGTTTTTCAAGGACTGGCTTGTTTCGGACTTTCGAAGTGATGATGGCCCAGGGATTTGGTGATGACCTCTACTTGGGGAACTGTGTCGGCTCTCTCGGTTGTAGCTGTGAAGGGAGCTTTttgcttctgttttttttattgtggcttGGCTTTGTGTTTCATAGCTTTTTCTGGATGTGGAGGGGCTTTTTCTCTCATGGCTCCACCCATTAGACATTGATCTTGGATCTGATTGGCTTGGTGCTCCATAGCCCTTTCTGACTGGAGACGCACTTCGTCGACTCTCTTGAATCTGACTTGATATGCCATTGGACTCTATCCTCCGCACAGGGGACTGGCTTCGGGAATCATAGCAGCTCTtcaaggaggaagaggaagataaTCCCTGTCTGTCAGGACCATGCTCATATGAAGGGCTTTTTGTTTCGGTTTGCCTATCATAACTCCGTCTGGAAGGGGACTGACTTCCGGAATCATAGCGGGTCTTCAAGGTGGAAGAAGAGGAGATTACCTGTCTGTCAAGACCACGCTCATATGAAAGACTTTTCGTTTCGGTTTTCCTATCATAGCCTCGTCTGGAAGGGGACTGACTTCGGGAATCAAAGTGGCTCTTCAAGGTGGAAGAGGAGGAGATTCCCGGTCTGTCAGGTCCACGCTCATAT
Protein-coding regions in this window:
- the LOC109079868 gene encoding serine/arginine repetitive matrix protein 2-like gives rise to the protein MPLAGDELVCPKFQPNIFDSTRCHDCLRQKQLHHTCAERAPEQSVSVAVRSDDKDTSAKDDSDVLSVVSSYCDVSRGGQGFEDGSICILSPDCDLYLCDGDDDQSSDSQGDDSIYSSSTGTEEYSSLLHHPSSCHRMTRLDQPPYRASPRGWTEMSQSRRDGLGQFGVSHGSQKERRERESGYFSLGRAAGSRALLDQSPPYRHSERGHPLPSNKSPEPKATIPFRNPDLGVASERRTSEFQNAEQIEENYPPEPLDLSLEVEALAGPRALSPTPFKQAESLSGSGRRAGRNAHTSPVRQSGMLDSLQRGSVLSRSSSPSPFRRAESISSLNTVGFRSGGVSQGPDRALGNPARNSYSGNLRSFASTAGTVSSINKSLSHMDLRGTLRKPETDRSFPENRGSSSPSRRSYEGPAVRKTETKSPGHDRQCSFSSVGRYDSRSQSPSRQSYDRKTETKGLSYERGPDRLGISSSSTLKSHFDSRSQSPSRRGYDRKTETKSLSYERGPDRPGISSSSTLKSHFDSRSQSPSRRGYDRKTETKSLSYERGLDRQVISSSSTLKTRYDSGSQSPSRRSYDRQTETKSPSYEHGPDRQGLSSSSSLKSCYDSRSQSPVRRIESNGISSQIQESRRSASPVRKGYGAPSQSDPRSMSNGWSHERKSPSTSRKSYETQSQATIKKTEAKSSLHSYNRESRHSSPSRGHHQIPGPSSLRKSETSQSLKNRGSESRSPSPVAHSQSPPRKSESGRSPSLSTLRREIADHAPLRNTVSGSASYVRNTISSKSQHDSPGRWRDSAHSLHSQSVSRNSSPSRHSSEKKPIDSFKKTAWETPRDGSKKSSVRQNLEAQSSMSDNRRAQSRHRSPSPPVQRHTSSQSSMDSESSHLSAGSSGLNREEYAMMADLPKVKTVFQRESPSHLRRMESRQKRELSRYKPASHSQSKAPSDWDELEEDRDSGTLSRAHSSSSLHTQRASSPAADQTESGKNLSRASGQKQKTHRPSVYFSCSVEQADDEPMQQARHKHSTLTH